One part of the Rhodanobacteraceae bacterium genome encodes these proteins:
- the rsmD gene encoding 16S rRNA (guanine(966)-N(2))-methyltransferase RsmD has protein sequence MRVRIVASRKARDSSGPALHRCLTDVNPKQNRRPQRPLGEVRVIGGSLKRSKLPVPDRPGLRPTPDRVRETLFNWLAPVIEGAQVLDLCAGSGVLGIEAISRGAAHAQLNEPDRELADLIAASLVRLKIADRVSLTRLPAERLLAGKPQAFDLVFIDPPYAAGLWQALLALLRPWLAPGARVYLEHPLDVQAPFGSDWRVLKEAQAGRVRYLLLEPAPGSASLASIDSAESAS, from the coding sequence ATGCGTGTCCGGATTGTGGCGAGCAGGAAAGCCCGCGATTCTAGCGGTCCTGCCCTGCACCGTTGCCTGACTGACGTGAATCCGAAGCAGAATCGCCGCCCGCAGCGCCCGCTGGGCGAAGTCCGCGTCATCGGCGGCTCGCTGAAGCGCTCGAAGCTGCCGGTGCCGGACCGCCCTGGACTGCGGCCGACGCCGGACCGCGTGCGCGAGACGCTGTTCAACTGGCTGGCGCCGGTCATCGAAGGCGCGCAAGTGCTCGATCTGTGCGCCGGATCGGGCGTGCTCGGCATCGAGGCCATCTCGCGCGGGGCCGCGCATGCGCAGCTCAACGAGCCGGACCGCGAACTCGCCGACCTGATTGCCGCAAGCCTGGTACGCCTGAAGATTGCCGACCGGGTGTCGCTCACCCGGCTGCCCGCAGAGCGACTGCTCGCTGGCAAACCACAGGCCTTCGACCTGGTGTTCATCGACCCGCCATACGCGGCCGGCCTGTGGCAGGCGCTGCTGGCGCTGCTGCGCCCCTGGCTGGCGCCGGGGGCACGCGTCTACCTGGAGCATCCGCTGGACGTGCAGGCACCGTTCGGCAGCGACTGGCGCGTGCTCAAAGAGGCGCAGGCCGGCCGCGTGCGCTACCTGCTCTTGGAGCCTGCACCCGGCTCCGCTAGCCTCGCGAGCATTGATTCCGCGGAGAGCGCGTCGTGA
- the ftsY gene encoding signal recognition particle-docking protein FtsY, translating to MFKWFRRDKSTPPQPATSGQLPEAVPPAPEVIPSASEEGAIAMAPVVADAMPPAAEVASAPAAEPALPEPPAVAEPVVRAVEAPAAAPPEEVPAMFVADEPPPSASEPPKPRSLRERLAATARALTASVGNLFKRNPKLDEDLLEELETALIQADIGVTAATELVEQLRVRMKRREFADAQALLASLRASLRALIVDHARPLVIPPAPRPFVILTVGVNGAGKTTTIGKLAMRYKQAGHSVMLAAGDTFRAAAVEQLKTWGERNQVAVVAQGSGADSASVIFDAFQAAKSRGIDVLIADTAGRLHTQGHLMQELAKVKRVLGKIDADAPHETLLVIDGGTGQNALNQARQFHQAVGLSGIVVTKLDGTAKGGMVFALCRELKLPIRFIGVGEKREDLREFNADDFVDALLPRELGQA from the coding sequence ATGTTCAAGTGGTTCCGCCGCGACAAGTCGACGCCGCCGCAGCCGGCGACCTCCGGTCAGTTGCCCGAGGCAGTGCCGCCGGCGCCGGAAGTCATTCCATCGGCTTCGGAGGAAGGCGCGATTGCCATGGCGCCCGTCGTGGCAGACGCAATGCCACCGGCTGCTGAAGTCGCGTCTGCCCCGGCGGCTGAGCCCGCGCTGCCGGAGCCACCCGCCGTCGCCGAGCCCGTGGTCCGGGCGGTCGAGGCCCCCGCCGCCGCACCGCCGGAAGAAGTGCCGGCGATGTTCGTCGCCGACGAGCCGCCGCCGTCCGCCAGCGAGCCGCCGAAGCCGCGCAGCCTGCGCGAGCGCCTGGCCGCCACCGCGCGCGCGCTCACCGCGAGCGTCGGCAACCTGTTCAAACGCAATCCCAAGCTCGACGAAGACCTGCTGGAGGAACTGGAGACCGCGCTGATCCAGGCCGACATCGGCGTGACCGCGGCCACGGAACTGGTCGAGCAGTTGCGTGTGCGCATGAAGCGGCGCGAGTTCGCCGATGCCCAGGCGCTGCTCGCTTCGCTGCGCGCCTCGCTGCGGGCGCTGATCGTCGACCACGCGCGTCCGCTGGTGATTCCGCCGGCGCCGCGGCCCTTCGTGATTCTGACGGTTGGCGTCAACGGCGCCGGCAAGACCACCACCATCGGCAAGCTGGCGATGCGCTACAAGCAGGCCGGCCACAGCGTGATGCTGGCCGCCGGCGACACCTTCCGCGCCGCGGCGGTCGAGCAGCTCAAGACCTGGGGCGAGCGCAACCAGGTCGCGGTGGTCGCGCAGGGCAGTGGCGCCGACTCGGCATCGGTGATCTTCGATGCCTTCCAGGCGGCCAAATCGCGCGGCATCGACGTGCTGATCGCCGACACCGCCGGGCGCCTGCACACCCAGGGCCATTTGATGCAGGAACTGGCCAAGGTCAAGCGCGTGCTCGGCAAGATCGACGCCGATGCGCCGCACGAGACCCTGCTGGTGATCGACGGTGGCACCGGCCAGAACGCGTTGAACCAGGCGCGCCAGTTCCACCAGGCCGTCGGCCTCAGCGGCATCGTCGTCACCAAGCTCGACGGTACCGCGAAGGGCGGCATGGTGTTCGCGCTTTGCCGCGAGCTGAAGCTGCCAATCCGCTTCATCGGCGTCGGCGAGAAACGCGAGGACCTGCGCGAATTCAATGCAGACGACTTCGTCGATGCCTTGTTGCCGCGGGAACTCGGCCAGGCCTGA
- the mutY gene encoding A/G-specific adenine glycosylase, producing the protein MATGDFAARLLAWFDQHGRHDLPWQHPRTPYRVWVAEIMLQQTQVQTVIPYYQRFMALFPDLPALAAAALDEVLAAWSGLGYYSRARNLHRAAQQCVDLHAGELPDRYEALAALPGIGRSTAGAILAQAHGQRLPILDGNVRRVLARHRAVAGDPASPAVQAALWRLATEALPQSRLADYTQAQMDLGATVCTRHRTACERCPLAQDCEARQQGRVSEFPQPKTRRARPLKATVMLRVRDGAGRLLLLRRPPAGVWPGLWSLPEGTDVAAALSPLALVAVPVQSPTTRIRHEFTHFSLDILVHDVAVHGAAIADDDSRWCLPADALALGLPQPVRRLIESESGLQLPFTH; encoded by the coding sequence ATGGCGACGGGGGATTTCGCCGCGCGCCTGCTGGCGTGGTTCGACCAGCACGGCCGGCACGACCTGCCGTGGCAGCATCCGCGCACGCCGTATCGGGTGTGGGTCGCGGAAATCATGCTGCAGCAGACCCAGGTGCAAACAGTCATCCCGTACTACCAGCGCTTCATGGCGCTGTTTCCCGATCTGCCGGCGCTCGCCGCGGCCGCGCTGGACGAGGTACTTGCGGCCTGGTCGGGCCTCGGTTACTACTCCCGTGCGCGCAATCTGCACCGCGCGGCGCAGCAGTGCGTCGACCTGCACGCGGGCGAGTTGCCCGATCGGTACGAGGCGCTGGCGGCTTTGCCGGGTATAGGTCGCTCGACGGCTGGCGCGATCCTGGCCCAGGCGCACGGCCAGCGCCTGCCGATCCTCGACGGGAATGTGCGCCGGGTACTCGCGCGCCACCGCGCGGTGGCCGGCGATCCGGCATCACCCGCGGTTCAGGCCGCGCTCTGGAGGCTGGCGACGGAGGCCTTGCCGCAATCGCGCCTGGCCGACTACACCCAGGCCCAGATGGACCTCGGCGCCACCGTGTGCACTCGCCATCGCACGGCCTGCGAGCGCTGCCCGTTGGCGCAGGACTGCGAAGCGCGGCAGCAGGGCAGGGTGTCCGAGTTCCCGCAGCCCAAGACTCGGCGCGCGCGCCCGCTCAAGGCCACCGTGATGCTGCGCGTGCGCGATGGCGCCGGTCGCCTCCTGCTGCTGCGGCGGCCGCCTGCTGGCGTGTGGCCTGGTCTCTGGTCCTTGCCGGAAGGCACGGATGTCGCCGCCGCGTTGAGTCCCTTGGCGCTGGTGGCGGTCCCCGTCCAGAGCCCGACGACGCGAATCCGCCACGAATTCACCCACTTCTCGCTCGATATCCTGGTGCACGATGTCGCGGTCCACGGTGCCGCGATCGCCGATGACGACTCGCGTTGGTGCCTGCCGGCCGATGCGCTGGCCCTGGGGCTGCCGCAACCGGTGCGCCGGCTGATCGAGAGTGAGTCCGGCCTGCAGTTGCCATTCACCCACTGA
- a CDS encoding oxidative damage protection protein yields the protein MSRIIDCVRHGAGQEGLDRPPYPGDLGQRIFEQVGKRAWGDWLAHQTMLINENRLSPVDPKARSFLKAELEKFFFGDGSERPAGFVAPEA from the coding sequence ATGTCCCGCATCATCGATTGCGTGCGTCACGGCGCAGGCCAGGAAGGCCTGGACCGCCCGCCATATCCTGGCGATCTCGGCCAGCGCATCTTCGAACAGGTTGGCAAGCGCGCCTGGGGCGACTGGCTGGCGCACCAGACCATGCTGATCAACGAGAACCGCCTCTCGCCGGTCGATCCGAAGGCGCGCAGCTTCCTCAAGGCCGAACTCGAGAAATTCTTCTTCGGCGACGGTTCGGAGCGGCCTGCCGGCTTCGTTGCGCCTGAAGCCTGA
- a CDS encoding LysR family transcriptional regulator translates to MELAALRAFVKVVQTGSFTRAADALLTQKAHLSRVVTQLERELGARLLERTTRSLSLTEIGREFFERAIGILASIDDAQLAVQKTQGEPRGVLKLTCGVEFGMIAVSAWIGAYLERYPQVRVDADFTSRLVDIVHEGFDLAVRVGPLADSTLNARKLGELRYGLYAAPAYLDRRGTPGEPVELPRHDTLVFAGGSHQAAWSLSHGERQQRIPLQPRMRANNVFAVRDAAISGLGVALLPAIVAAPAVQAAQLRQVLPTWSLQSVPVHAVFASARYLTPKVRGFIDLAVEAMQALSLA, encoded by the coding sequence ATGGAACTCGCTGCGCTGCGCGCTTTTGTGAAGGTTGTTCAGACGGGCAGCTTCACGCGTGCAGCGGATGCCCTGCTGACGCAGAAGGCTCACCTCTCCCGTGTCGTCACCCAGTTGGAGCGGGAACTGGGCGCTCGCCTGCTGGAGCGCACGACGCGCTCGCTCTCGTTGACCGAAATCGGGCGCGAGTTCTTCGAACGCGCCATCGGCATCCTCGCTTCCATCGACGACGCGCAGCTGGCGGTCCAGAAGACCCAGGGTGAACCGCGTGGGGTGCTCAAGCTCACCTGCGGCGTGGAATTCGGGATGATCGCTGTCAGCGCCTGGATCGGCGCATACCTCGAGCGCTACCCGCAGGTACGCGTCGACGCCGACTTCACCAGCCGCCTTGTCGATATCGTGCACGAGGGCTTCGACCTCGCAGTCCGCGTCGGCCCATTGGCAGACTCGACGCTCAATGCGCGCAAACTCGGCGAACTGCGCTACGGGCTCTACGCAGCGCCGGCCTACCTGGACCGACGCGGAACGCCCGGCGAACCGGTCGAACTGCCGCGCCACGACACCCTGGTTTTTGCCGGTGGCAGTCACCAGGCCGCGTGGTCACTCTCGCACGGCGAGAGACAGCAGCGGATCCCGCTGCAACCGCGCATGCGGGCCAACAATGTCTTTGCCGTCAGGGACGCGGCCATCAGCGGCCTTGGGGTGGCGCTCCTGCCGGCCATTGTCGCCGCGCCCGCCGTTCAGGCCGCCCAGCTCCGCCAGGTACTGCCCACCTGGTCCCTGCAGTCAGTGCCCGTGCACGCAGTGTTCGCCAGCGCGCGCTACCTCACGCCGAAAGTCCGGGGATTCATCGATCTGGCCGTGGAGGCCATGCAAGCGCTGTCGCTCGCCTGA
- a CDS encoding NADPH-dependent F420 reductase has product MSISIIGAGNVGMALGGAFTRRGQHVVFGTPDPVKHAPAVAALGPLATGVSTAEAIAASDLVILAVPHAALPSIAQALPDWQGRILVDATNPLAPGLSGLSVGTTTSGAEELAKLARGARVVKAFNTTGAENMADSAYPGGVPFMPVCGDDADARQRVAGLAALIGFDAVDLGPLAAARYLEPFAMTWIHLAIKLGYGRNFAFSMLRRA; this is encoded by the coding sequence ATGAGCATTTCCATCATCGGTGCGGGAAACGTCGGCATGGCGCTCGGCGGCGCTTTCACCCGGCGCGGACAACATGTGGTCTTCGGCACGCCGGATCCAGTCAAGCACGCGCCTGCGGTAGCTGCGCTGGGCCCGCTGGCCACGGGGGTGTCCACCGCGGAGGCGATCGCCGCAAGCGATCTGGTGATCCTCGCCGTGCCCCATGCAGCGCTGCCTTCGATCGCGCAAGCGCTGCCTGACTGGCAGGGCAGGATTCTGGTCGATGCCACCAACCCGCTGGCGCCGGGGCTCTCGGGGCTCAGCGTGGGAACGACGACCTCGGGCGCGGAGGAACTGGCGAAACTGGCCCGCGGGGCGCGCGTGGTGAAGGCCTTCAACACCACCGGCGCCGAGAACATGGCGGACTCCGCATACCCTGGCGGCGTGCCGTTCATGCCCGTGTGTGGCGACGACGCCGATGCCCGCCAGCGGGTTGCCGGGCTGGCTGCGCTGATCGGCTTCGACGCGGTCGACCTTGGTCCGCTGGCCGCGGCAAGATACCTCGAGCCCTTCGCGATGACCTGGATCCACCTGGCCATCAAACTGGGGTATGGCCGCAACTTCGCGTTTTCGATGCTGCGTCGCGCGTGA
- a CDS encoding trypsin-like peptidase domain-containing protein — protein sequence MQYLSDRGELLAWREWTSGDGICIQLDWPEARRLSRDEAASLMQRLAVAEGRRRALLGPGLPRAQVERERQSPLPAWLPPEQVPAPVVHGPLPLCPWVPARAQMLPLELPTPIAATVLRVRPHRCAAGSLALAGSGVLLSPMLGLTAAHVVMTPAGKVCSRYRVVPGGRRFNDPPAAPYGLSFVTRAELSGRGGWVNDAVSAPPKLGDLDARTRHDHAWLLLDDAAVVPADAAWPRLRFGAPAAAVGMPVLSAGYSSRTPSARSAPGAMVSLWGQSACALPEESSRRFALWLSPGGSGGPIWNWSAARPLELQSLASRVEGLPGERYEAVGPAFDLVDYQRLLQLLAKERDWRESVPPKAVFLSWAPGREGRKWRRASCKGYHQNMSLMGPGALSACRAKCAVRPQSCK from the coding sequence GTGCAGTACCTGAGCGACCGCGGCGAACTGCTCGCCTGGCGGGAATGGACCTCCGGCGACGGGATTTGCATCCAGCTCGACTGGCCGGAGGCAAGGCGGCTTTCGCGCGACGAAGCGGCCTCCCTGATGCAGCGACTGGCAGTTGCGGAAGGGCGCCGCCGGGCGCTGCTCGGGCCTGGCCTGCCGCGGGCGCAGGTTGAACGCGAGAGGCAATCCCCACTGCCTGCGTGGCTGCCCCCGGAACAGGTGCCGGCGCCCGTCGTCCACGGTCCGCTGCCCCTGTGCCCATGGGTCCCCGCCCGCGCGCAGATGCTCCCGTTGGAGCTGCCAACGCCGATCGCAGCCACCGTGCTGAGGGTGCGCCCGCACCGCTGCGCTGCCGGAAGCCTGGCGCTCGCAGGCAGCGGCGTCCTGCTGTCGCCCATGCTGGGCCTGACTGCCGCGCACGTGGTCATGACCCCGGCCGGGAAGGTGTGCAGCCGCTATCGGGTCGTGCCCGGTGGGCGACGCTTCAACGATCCACCAGCTGCGCCCTACGGCCTGAGCTTCGTGACTCGGGCCGAATTGAGCGGTCGCGGAGGATGGGTCAACGACGCGGTGTCGGCACCTCCGAAGTTGGGCGATCTGGACGCGCGTACGCGGCATGACCATGCGTGGCTCCTGCTGGACGACGCAGCGGTGGTGCCCGCCGATGCCGCTTGGCCGCGGCTGCGGTTCGGCGCACCGGCGGCAGCCGTCGGTATGCCGGTGCTCAGTGCAGGCTATTCCTCACGCACGCCTTCCGCGCGCAGCGCGCCGGGGGCAATGGTGAGTCTGTGGGGCCAGTCGGCGTGCGCCTTGCCCGAAGAGTCCTCCCGGCGCTTTGCACTTTGGCTGTCTCCGGGTGGCAGCGGCGGTCCAATCTGGAACTGGTCCGCGGCGCGCCCACTCGAACTGCAGTCGCTGGCGTCTCGGGTCGAAGGGCTGCCCGGCGAGCGCTACGAAGCGGTCGGTCCGGCTTTCGACCTTGTCGACTATCAGCGGCTGCTACAACTGCTTGCGAAGGAACGCGACTGGCGCGAATCGGTCCCGCCCAAGGCCGTGTTCCTGAGCTGGGCGCCCGGTCGGGAAGGCAGGAAGTGGCGGCGTGCGAGTTGCAAGGGTTACCACCAGAACATGTCGCTGATGGGACCTGGCGCTCTTTCCGCCTGCCGCGCAAAGTGCGCCGTGCGGCCGCAATCCTGCAAATAG